One Deltaproteobacteria bacterium DNA window includes the following coding sequences:
- the mutS gene encoding DNA mismatch repair protein MutS has protein sequence MAASAPETPLMRQYLEIKGQHPDAVVFFQLGDFYEMFFEDAVLASQALELTLTSRDKNKDDPVPMCGVPIHAAKGYARKLLDLGHKVAVCDQIEDPRLARGIVRRQVTQVMTPGLILDADHLDAKTNNYLVVLSGAAGGYGLAALDLSTFELRVTELEGDTALLDELGRLRPKELLYAPGLAPLVRAARSVAPGTREEETTSLFGDPATDAALLDDRCGASWHETSATGMSVGRGAAAAALRYAARSLPGYSLPSCRLLPYRPREHLQLDEAALRHLEIFESNLERRREGSLLSIMDLTLTAMGGRALRRELASPLLDVGAIRRRHDAVELLLERRELRQELRRRLREIYDLERLTARVVVEQATPRELGRLGLSLGQLPELGRLLREGVAQDLARELPEPLRLPEDHLEDLAGRIGSTLVDDPPIATGEGGLVRPGVNAELDALVHLCEGGKAELIAVEARERERTGIQSLKVRYNKVFGYYIEVTRANLKNVPHDYQRKQTVANAERFVTAELADYEARLLTAEERRGALERQLFEELRGAVARQERRLTAVAERVALLDVLCALAELAERRDYVRPEIDDGTLLELKDARHPVVEAALPVGEYVPNDISLDAEGERLLIITGPNMAGKSTALRQVALAVIMGQVGSFVPCRSARLGVVDRVFTRVGAGDNLARGESTFMVEMRETAAILRHATPRSLVVLDEIGRGTSTYDGLSIAWAVAEFLHDEIRARSLFATHYHELCLLPRVKPHAVNLSVAVEQWNDRVVFLRRLVPGGASRSYGIEVARLAGLRPEVVARARQVLAALEGKVVVDDLPLQGRVAETVSDQLALFAAGACPSGGPARAPASAGSEVERELRQLDVNRLTPLEALNILADLAARTRPTAEN, from the coding sequence ATGGCCGCCAGCGCACCCGAGACGCCGCTCATGCGGCAGTACCTGGAGATCAAAGGCCAGCACCCCGACGCGGTGGTCTTCTTCCAGCTCGGTGATTTCTACGAGATGTTTTTCGAGGACGCGGTCCTCGCGTCGCAGGCTCTCGAGCTGACGCTCACGAGTCGCGACAAGAACAAGGACGACCCGGTGCCGATGTGCGGGGTGCCGATTCACGCGGCGAAGGGGTACGCCCGCAAGCTCCTGGACCTCGGCCACAAGGTCGCCGTGTGCGACCAGATCGAGGATCCCCGCCTCGCGCGCGGCATCGTTCGACGGCAGGTGACCCAGGTAATGACCCCGGGCCTGATCCTCGACGCCGACCACCTCGATGCCAAGACCAACAACTACCTCGTCGTGCTGAGCGGTGCGGCAGGTGGCTACGGCCTGGCGGCGCTCGACCTGTCCACCTTCGAGCTCCGCGTCACCGAGCTCGAAGGCGATACCGCCTTGCTGGACGAACTCGGCCGCCTGCGCCCGAAAGAGCTCCTCTACGCCCCGGGGCTCGCGCCGCTGGTCCGAGCCGCGCGGTCCGTGGCGCCCGGGACGCGTGAGGAGGAGACGACCTCCCTATTCGGCGATCCGGCAACCGATGCGGCGCTGCTGGACGACCGATGTGGCGCCTCGTGGCACGAGACCAGCGCCACCGGCATGTCCGTCGGGCGAGGGGCAGCAGCCGCAGCGCTGCGCTACGCGGCGCGGAGCCTGCCCGGCTACTCGCTGCCGAGCTGCCGGTTGCTCCCCTACCGGCCGCGGGAGCACCTCCAGCTCGACGAGGCGGCCCTGCGCCATCTGGAGATCTTCGAATCGAATCTGGAGCGGCGCCGCGAGGGATCCCTCCTCTCGATCATGGACCTCACCCTGACCGCGATGGGCGGTCGCGCGCTGCGACGCGAACTCGCCTCGCCGCTTCTCGACGTGGGCGCGATTCGACGACGCCACGACGCGGTCGAGCTCCTTCTCGAGCGACGCGAGCTGCGGCAGGAGCTGCGCCGCCGCTTGCGCGAGATCTACGACCTGGAACGGCTGACGGCCCGCGTCGTCGTCGAGCAGGCCACCCCGCGAGAGCTGGGCCGGCTGGGGCTCTCGCTCGGGCAGCTCCCTGAGCTCGGTCGGCTGCTGCGGGAGGGCGTCGCGCAGGACCTGGCGCGCGAGCTGCCGGAGCCGCTGCGTCTGCCCGAGGACCACCTCGAGGACCTCGCCGGGCGGATCGGCTCGACGCTGGTCGACGATCCTCCGATCGCCACCGGGGAGGGGGGACTTGTACGGCCGGGCGTCAACGCGGAGCTCGACGCGCTCGTCCACCTGTGCGAAGGGGGGAAGGCGGAGCTCATAGCGGTCGAGGCGCGGGAGCGGGAGCGGACCGGCATCCAGTCCCTGAAGGTGCGCTACAACAAGGTCTTCGGCTACTACATCGAGGTCACGCGCGCGAACCTCAAGAATGTTCCGCACGACTACCAGCGCAAGCAGACGGTGGCGAACGCGGAGCGCTTCGTGACGGCGGAGCTGGCCGATTACGAGGCCCGCCTCCTGACCGCCGAGGAACGTCGGGGGGCGCTCGAACGACAGCTCTTCGAGGAGCTCCGCGGCGCAGTGGCCCGGCAGGAGCGGCGGCTCACGGCGGTCGCCGAACGCGTGGCCCTCCTCGACGTGCTCTGCGCCCTGGCCGAGCTGGCGGAGCGACGCGACTACGTACGCCCCGAGATTGACGACGGCACGCTGCTGGAACTGAAGGACGCGCGCCACCCGGTGGTGGAGGCCGCGCTACCGGTCGGCGAGTACGTGCCGAACGACATCTCGCTCGACGCCGAGGGAGAGCGGCTGCTCATCATCACGGGCCCCAACATGGCCGGCAAGTCCACAGCGCTGCGTCAGGTGGCTCTCGCGGTGATCATGGGGCAGGTGGGGTCGTTCGTGCCCTGTCGGAGCGCGCGACTGGGCGTCGTCGACCGCGTCTTCACCCGCGTCGGTGCGGGGGACAACCTCGCGCGAGGCGAGAGCACCTTCATGGTGGAGATGCGGGAAACGGCCGCCATCCTCCGGCACGCGACCCCTCGCAGCCTCGTGGTGCTGGACGAGATCGGCCGCGGGACCTCGACCTACGACGGGCTCAGCATCGCCTGGGCCGTGGCGGAGTTTCTGCACGACGAGATCCGCGCCCGCTCGCTCTTCGCAACCCACTACCACGAGCTCTGCCTGCTGCCGCGGGTCAAGCCCCACGCCGTGAACCTGTCTGTGGCGGTGGAGCAATGGAACGACCGGGTGGTTTTCCTGCGGCGCCTCGTTCCCGGGGGGGCGAGCCGCTCGTACGGGATCGAGGTAGCGCGGCTTGCCGGGCTGCGGCCCGAGGTGGTCGCGCGGGCCCGCCAGGTGCTCGCGGCGCTCGAAGGGAAGGTCGTGGTCGACGATCTCCCGCTGCAGGGCCGGGTCGCCGAGACGGTGTCCGATCAGCTCGCGCTCTTCGCCGCCGGGGCCTGCCCTTCGGGCGGACCCGCACGCGCCCCCGCCTCGGCGGGGTCCGAGGTGGAGCGGGAGCTCCGGCAGCTCGACGTCAACCGCCTCACCCCGCTGGAAGCCCTCAACATCCTCGCAGACTTGGCCGCCCGCACGCGCCCCACCGCAGAAAATTGA
- a CDS encoding YcbK family protein produces the protein MRRAKVYGVGVAALLIAGAIELGDGALAGRSTEGLAASAGHASRAPRSKGRRRVKLKKAPPPMELEHLNHREKLTVQLYDRKGRVTRPALQRLTRFLRCVRTGRRHKMNPRLLANLHRVSRAFPGRTIYVYSGFRHKKVAALKTSHHTRGEAVDFRVEGLSNRKLRDYLLANLEAVGVGYYPNSPFVHMDVREKRAFWVDYSGSGEPARYAKDAYEVLKGERDAARGRRVTAALPEAPKVQEQEREHQHSDAEEPIPARGLPPAVILGRDKKVSSPKVGGPEERAAEGRRSSAPEARSSHADRVD, from the coding sequence ATGCGGCGGGCAAAGGTCTATGGCGTCGGGGTGGCGGCCCTCTTGATTGCGGGGGCGATCGAGCTCGGGGACGGCGCCCTGGCGGGAAGGTCGACCGAAGGGCTGGCAGCGAGCGCGGGCCATGCGTCGCGCGCTCCCCGCTCCAAGGGGCGCCGGCGCGTCAAGCTCAAGAAGGCTCCGCCGCCGATGGAGCTCGAACACCTGAACCACCGCGAAAAGCTCACCGTCCAGCTCTACGATCGCAAGGGACGCGTCACGCGCCCAGCTTTGCAGCGACTGACGCGGTTCCTGCGGTGCGTGCGGACCGGGCGCCGCCACAAGATGAACCCGCGGCTCCTGGCCAACCTGCACCGAGTGTCTCGCGCCTTTCCGGGGCGCACGATCTACGTCTACAGCGGGTTTCGCCACAAGAAGGTCGCCGCCCTGAAGACGAGTCACCACACGAGAGGCGAGGCCGTGGACTTCCGCGTGGAGGGGCTCAGCAACCGCAAGCTGCGGGACTACCTGCTGGCCAACCTCGAGGCGGTGGGCGTGGGCTACTATCCGAATTCGCCCTTCGTGCACATGGACGTGCGCGAGAAGCGCGCCTTCTGGGTGGACTACTCGGGCTCGGGCGAGCCGGCCCGCTACGCCAAGGACGCCTACGAGGTGCTGAAAGGGGAGCGCGACGCGGCCCGTGGGCGGCGAGTCACCGCGGCCCTGCCCGAGGCGCCCAAGGTTCAGGAACAGGAGCGCGAGCATCAGCACTCCGACGCCGAAGAGCCCATTCCCGCTCGCGGGCTGCCGCCGGCGGTGATCCTGGGCCGGGACAAGAAGGTGTCTTCGCCCAAGGTCGGCGGCCCCGAAGAGCGGGCCGCCGAGGGACGCCGCTCCTCCGCCCCGGAGGCTCGGAGCTCGCACGCCGATCGCGTGGACTGA
- a CDS encoding transglycosylase domain-containing protein, translated as MANPADGGFLYWLAKLYLFGACALVAVTIASLPAIYVAIASHAPDPPDLAAYRTEAALESKIYAPDGQVLSVLVRERRALVELPEVPPLLIKAFLAAEDRGFYQHAGVDWRGVIRAALANLKAGGVRQGGSTITQQVAKAYLSPERTIQRKLKELVLARRIESRYSKDEILYLYLNHIFLGSQAYGVKAAAKVYFGRALGELTPAQMATLAGLARAPSRYAPRANPAAALRRRNQVLKSMLEAGFLARPAHDAAVAEPLRVVSEEHAEPLPWTQASHFVEHVKRLIGERWGRDRLPRAGWSVSTTIDLPLQELAQQRVWTSLRELDKRQGYRGPIMRTHTQRQRRDLLRRADAIYALDQLVVDRPYAALIESVAAGAARGRIGSRRRITIPLSLMAWAAPYSRTDAENDRTISAAGEALRPGDVVWVVSPPRWLRRRDWGSRREAETSMALDQLPRVEGALYLYDHQSGYALAMVGGLDVDRSSFNRAVQACRQPGSVYKPVFYSLAMDSDKFSMATILQDKPYVPEPGEDWNPQNIHGTLDGRVTLHMSLVRSLNLPAIQLLNRVGAKETARWARRLGFTTPIHADRALALGASCVRVDELTRAFATFARGGTQMDPVYVRQIRSRNDEVLEDHTAPEDPVLGEGDRLDRLWAQSGTARPQVIDRRTAFLTARLLRDAVLHGIAARCQIVPAPTGGKGGTSSDTMDVWFSGFTSQWAATAWIGDDSYQRPLGEKEASYTTAIPMWANFMRDAVGKRPHKEVPATVPPGLKAAVIDFASGGPPKPGQKSVRIYYRPGSFQPGETPQPEG; from the coding sequence GTGGCTAACCCAGCCGACGGTGGCTTCCTGTACTGGCTGGCGAAGCTCTATCTTTTCGGAGCCTGCGCCCTCGTCGCCGTCACCATCGCGTCTCTGCCGGCGATCTACGTCGCCATCGCCTCACACGCCCCGGACCCGCCGGACCTCGCCGCCTACCGCACCGAGGCCGCGCTGGAATCCAAGATCTACGCCCCGGATGGGCAGGTGCTGTCCGTCCTGGTACGAGAACGGCGCGCGCTCGTCGAGCTGCCGGAGGTCCCTCCCCTGCTCATCAAGGCCTTCCTCGCGGCGGAGGATCGGGGGTTCTACCAGCACGCGGGGGTGGATTGGCGCGGCGTGATCCGCGCGGCGCTAGCCAACCTGAAGGCCGGCGGCGTTCGCCAAGGGGGCAGCACCATCACGCAGCAGGTGGCGAAGGCCTACCTCTCACCGGAGCGGACGATCCAGCGCAAGCTCAAAGAGCTCGTGCTCGCACGGCGCATCGAATCGCGCTACTCGAAGGACGAAATCCTCTACCTGTATCTCAATCACATCTTCCTCGGCAGCCAAGCCTACGGAGTCAAGGCCGCGGCAAAGGTCTACTTCGGCCGGGCGCTCGGGGAACTCACCCCGGCCCAGATGGCCACTCTTGCGGGCCTGGCGCGCGCCCCCTCGCGCTACGCCCCGCGGGCGAACCCCGCTGCCGCGCTTCGCCGACGCAATCAAGTCCTGAAGAGCATGCTCGAGGCCGGCTTTCTGGCTCGCCCGGCCCACGACGCGGCCGTCGCGGAGCCCTTGCGCGTGGTGAGCGAGGAGCACGCCGAACCACTGCCGTGGACGCAAGCGTCGCACTTCGTGGAGCACGTGAAGCGGCTAATCGGCGAGCGATGGGGCCGCGACCGGCTGCCTCGCGCGGGCTGGTCGGTGAGCACCACGATAGATCTTCCGCTACAGGAGCTGGCGCAGCAGCGGGTGTGGACCTCGTTGCGCGAGCTGGACAAGCGTCAGGGTTATCGCGGACCTATTATGCGCACACACACCCAGCGGCAGCGCCGTGACCTGCTGCGCCGGGCCGATGCGATCTACGCGCTCGACCAGTTGGTGGTGGACCGCCCCTACGCGGCCCTCATCGAGAGCGTGGCGGCGGGCGCTGCCCGAGGGCGCATCGGGAGTCGCCGCCGAATCACGATCCCTCTGTCTCTCATGGCGTGGGCTGCGCCGTACTCGCGCACCGACGCGGAGAACGATCGCACCATCTCCGCCGCGGGCGAGGCGTTGCGGCCGGGGGATGTCGTGTGGGTCGTGTCGCCCCCGCGGTGGCTACGCCGCCGGGACTGGGGTTCGCGGCGCGAGGCGGAAACGAGCATGGCCCTCGACCAGCTCCCGCGGGTCGAGGGAGCGCTCTATCTCTATGACCACCAGAGCGGCTATGCCCTCGCCATGGTCGGTGGGCTGGACGTCGACCGCAGCAGCTTCAACCGCGCGGTGCAGGCCTGCCGGCAACCCGGAAGCGTCTACAAGCCAGTCTTCTACTCGCTGGCCATGGACAGCGACAAGTTCTCCATGGCCACGATCCTTCAAGACAAGCCCTACGTCCCCGAACCGGGGGAGGACTGGAACCCGCAGAACATCCACGGAACGCTGGACGGCCGGGTGACCTTGCACATGTCGCTCGTGCGGTCCCTGAACCTGCCCGCGATCCAGCTGCTCAACCGCGTCGGAGCCAAGGAGACGGCGCGATGGGCGCGGAGACTGGGCTTCACCACGCCGATCCACGCCGACAGGGCGCTGGCCCTCGGCGCGAGCTGCGTTCGCGTGGACGAGCTCACCCGCGCCTTCGCCACCTTCGCGCGGGGCGGGACCCAGATGGATCCGGTCTACGTGCGCCAAATCCGGAGCCGGAACGACGAGGTCCTCGAAGACCACACGGCACCCGAGGACCCGGTGCTCGGCGAGGGGGACCGCCTCGATCGGCTCTGGGCGCAGAGCGGGACGGCGCGCCCCCAGGTCATCGACCGCCGCACCGCCTTCCTGACGGCGCGACTGCTCCGCGACGCGGTCCTGCACGGTATCGCCGCGCGCTGCCAGATCGTGCCCGCCCCGACGGGCGGGAAGGGCGGCACCAGCAGCGACACCATGGACGTCTGGTTCTCGGGCTTCACCTCCCAGTGGGCGGCTACCGCGTGGATCGGCGACGACAGCTACCAGCGGCCGCTCGGCGAGAAGGAAGCGAGCTACACCACGGCGATTCCGATGTGGGCCAACTTCATGCGCGATGCGGTGGGGAAGCGTCCACACAAGGAGGTCCCGGCCACGGTCCCGCCGGGCCTGAAGGCCGCGGTGATCGACTTCGCGTCGGGGGGCCCGCCCAAGCCCGGCCAGAAGAGCGTGCGCATCTACTACCGTCCCGGGAGCTTCCAGCCGGGAGAGACGCCGCAGCCCGAAGGATAG
- a CDS encoding NifU family protein, whose protein sequence is MSAEDVNESPTQQVDDLRVRIQAVIDGQINPAVGMHGGFVTLVDVVDSRVYVQMAGGCQGCGAANHTLKAGIEALLKEEIPEISEVLDATDHDAGASPYFAPQR, encoded by the coding sequence ATGTCAGCAGAAGACGTCAACGAAAGCCCGACGCAGCAGGTAGACGACCTGCGCGTGCGGATCCAGGCCGTCATCGACGGTCAGATCAATCCCGCCGTTGGAATGCACGGCGGCTTCGTCACGCTCGTGGACGTGGTCGACAGCCGGGTCTACGTGCAGATGGCCGGCGGTTGCCAAGGGTGCGGCGCGGCCAATCACACCCTCAAGGCGGGCATCGAAGCGCTGCTGAAGGAGGAGATTCCGGAGATCTCCGAGGTGCTCGATGCTACCGACCACGACGCCGGCGCGTCGCCCTACTTCGCTCCGCAGCGGTAG
- a CDS encoding PilZ domain-containing protein has protein sequence MQAKQALDKRADFRISVDLLLNKYVKGRPYLCRATNLSRSGLLVHRLFEPEHGETRVGLQFQLPGCDRVITCAGRIVFWDEQLGAHGVEFTSVAPEHQALLDTFLLRSMDWPAALEA, from the coding sequence ATGCAAGCCAAACAAGCCCTCGATAAACGAGCTGATTTCAGAATCTCCGTGGACCTCCTCTTGAACAAATACGTCAAGGGGCGGCCGTACCTCTGCCGCGCGACAAACCTCAGCCGGAGCGGCCTGCTCGTCCACCGGCTGTTCGAGCCGGAGCACGGGGAGACGCGCGTCGGACTGCAGTTTCAGTTGCCCGGCTGCGACCGGGTGATCACCTGCGCGGGTCGAATCGTGTTCTGGGACGAGCAACTCGGCGCGCACGGGGTCGAGTTCACGAGCGTGGCCCCCGAACATCAGGCGCTGCTGGACACGTTTCTTCTCCGATCCATGGATTGGCCTGCCGCCCTCGAGGCCTGA
- a CDS encoding serine/threonine protein kinase, producing MSPTCVCGHVPSDEAASCPECGRLLAAAEAGDDALLGQEVLGTYRLTQLLGKGGMSMVYRARHLLTDQEVAVKVLPPDLAQHRELKARFIDEARTLARLEHPNIVLLHNFVEEQGHLYLIMQLAEGDTLEQVIAREGRVGVGDVVAVGVEVLRALEYAHDQQVIHRDIKPSNIIIRGDGAVKVMDFGIAKIVGSTKLTQTGQTMGTVRYMSPEQVRGKQVDHRTDLYSLGVTLYEAVTGRTPFDGDTHFEIMRKHLTDVARPARELAHIPAALDHVLTRSMEKRALARFESARAMRLALQHVPVDVTSRRITRSTSVGSVDSDKSRRAGSRSPRRNALPLLVAVGLLLLSAGAVVWALYEPSQRGVGPVPRRPAGGGGVRDARLSLGGGSARAWPAPHRVARELALPTDKVFAAEQLRVMAPAGVDAAKIAERYARAREAYSLYLRDEGLRVDLSVGPLNLALVPPSALNNPRHWPDADPGKDYPVRYQPPSATLYVQNAGRYLVSDLPYGFALHFCALTRLSNHRCMELAEGFERFLARAAP from the coding sequence ATGTCGCCCACTTGCGTCTGCGGCCACGTCCCGAGTGACGAGGCGGCGAGCTGTCCGGAGTGCGGCCGGTTGCTCGCCGCGGCCGAAGCAGGGGACGACGCGCTCCTCGGACAGGAGGTCCTCGGGACCTACCGGCTGACGCAGCTTCTGGGCAAGGGCGGCATGAGCATGGTGTACCGCGCTCGGCACCTGCTGACCGACCAGGAGGTAGCCGTCAAGGTGTTGCCCCCCGACCTGGCGCAGCACCGCGAGCTGAAGGCGCGATTCATCGACGAGGCGCGAACGCTCGCGCGACTCGAGCACCCCAACATCGTGCTGCTGCACAACTTCGTCGAGGAACAGGGACACCTGTACCTCATCATGCAGCTTGCCGAGGGAGACACGCTGGAGCAGGTCATCGCTCGCGAGGGGCGCGTGGGCGTTGGAGACGTCGTCGCCGTGGGCGTCGAGGTCCTGCGTGCGCTCGAGTACGCCCACGACCAGCAAGTGATTCACCGGGACATCAAGCCGTCGAATATCATCATTCGCGGCGACGGGGCCGTGAAGGTGATGGATTTCGGCATCGCCAAGATCGTCGGGTCCACGAAGCTGACGCAGACGGGACAGACGATGGGGACCGTGCGCTACATGTCTCCGGAGCAGGTCCGCGGCAAGCAGGTGGATCACCGGACAGATCTCTATTCCCTCGGAGTGACGCTCTACGAGGCTGTGACGGGGCGCACCCCTTTCGACGGTGACACGCACTTCGAGATCATGCGCAAGCACCTGACTGACGTGGCGCGACCGGCGCGCGAGCTCGCGCACATCCCGGCTGCTCTCGACCACGTCCTCACGCGGTCGATGGAGAAGCGAGCGCTGGCGCGGTTCGAGTCCGCTCGCGCGATGCGACTCGCCCTGCAGCACGTGCCCGTGGACGTGACGTCGCGACGGATCACGCGTTCGACCTCCGTCGGCAGTGTCGACTCCGACAAGTCCCGTCGGGCAGGATCCCGATCGCCACGGCGGAACGCCTTGCCACTTCTCGTCGCTGTGGGGCTCCTGCTCCTCTCGGCGGGGGCCGTCGTCTGGGCACTCTACGAGCCGTCGCAACGGGGCGTCGGACCGGTGCCGCGACGACCCGCCGGAGGGGGAGGGGTGCGCGATGCACGGCTGTCCCTCGGCGGAGGCTCGGCCCGTGCCTGGCCCGCGCCCCATCGGGTCGCGCGCGAGCTGGCGCTACCGACAGACAAGGTCTTCGCGGCGGAGCAGCTTCGCGTGATGGCGCCGGCGGGGGTCGACGCGGCGAAGATCGCCGAGCGCTACGCCCGGGCGCGCGAGGCCTACTCGCTCTACCTCCGGGACGAGGGCCTGCGCGTGGACCTGTCGGTGGGACCGCTGAATCTGGCGCTGGTGCCCCCGTCGGCGCTCAATAACCCCCGACACTGGCCGGACGCCGACCCGGGCAAGGACTACCCCGTTCGGTATCAGCCGCCGTCGGCCACGCTGTACGTTCAGAACGCGGGGCGGTATCTGGTTTCGGATCTGCCATACGGCTTTGCTTTGCACTTTTGCGCCCTTACCAGGCTGAGCAACCACCGATGCATGGAGCTCGCCGAGGGATTCGAGCGGTTCCTGGCCCGCGCGGCGCCTTGA
- the nadD gene encoding nicotinate (nicotinamide) nucleotide adenylyltransferase: protein MSSDGRSPTRVALLGGSFNPPHLGHQMICLWALSTGEVDEVWLVPCNEHAFNKGLCPFEHRLEMCRRATLPFRPELVHVDSVERDIGGRSRTLVTLQHLMERHPAHAFRLLIGADILQEADAWYRFDEVKRLAPLLVIGRDGYPSPTGAPLLPDISSTKIRSALATGESVSQWVPAAVLRYISELGLYRDAGLP, encoded by the coding sequence ATGTCTAGCGACGGTCGCTCGCCCACGCGCGTGGCGCTCCTCGGAGGGAGCTTCAACCCCCCCCATCTGGGCCACCAGATGATCTGCCTCTGGGCCCTCAGCACCGGCGAAGTGGACGAGGTGTGGCTCGTCCCGTGCAACGAGCACGCCTTCAACAAGGGGTTGTGCCCGTTCGAGCATCGGCTGGAGATGTGCCGTCGGGCGACGCTCCCCTTCCGACCCGAGCTGGTGCACGTCGACTCCGTCGAACGCGACATCGGGGGTCGAAGTCGCACACTCGTTACCCTGCAGCACCTCATGGAGCGGCACCCGGCTCACGCGTTCAGGCTCCTCATCGGCGCGGACATCCTGCAGGAGGCGGACGCGTGGTACCGCTTCGACGAGGTGAAGCGCCTGGCACCTCTGCTCGTCATCGGGCGCGACGGCTATCCTTCGCCGACGGGCGCTCCGCTGCTGCCGGACATCAGCTCGACGAAGATCCGGAGTGCTCTCGCTACCGGTGAATCGGTCTCGCAGTGGGTTCCGGCCGCCGTGCTCCGCTACATCTCCGAACTCGGGCTCTACCGCGATGCTGGACTGCCCTGA
- a CDS encoding DUF2520 domain-containing protein: MLDCPERGASGVPAGPGIFVVGAGRVGAGLALLFRSSGLRVIGQWTRSASRAEVVQREQGVEVASGPLPRSLSQAAVVLVAVSDGALQEVAAALARPGVLGPAVEAVLHCAGAIAAHEALAALVGRLPVGTFHPLVAVPPGAGGPAALECAHVTLEGDPEAVEVGGALATSLGLPSAELSAGELPLYHAAAVMASNHAVVLWTAAARLLVRAGRTPEAARSALLALVRSTVENVAAVGVPEALTGPVRRGDHVTVARHLDALAAVAPEWLSLYRAATLGAVAVAEECSRPPSPEELARLRALVQD, translated from the coding sequence ATGCTGGACTGCCCTGAGCGGGGCGCATCGGGGGTGCCGGCCGGGCCCGGCATCTTCGTCGTCGGCGCCGGTCGCGTAGGGGCGGGCCTCGCGCTGCTCTTCCGCTCGTCGGGGCTCAGGGTCATCGGACAGTGGACCCGAAGCGCCTCGCGCGCCGAGGTGGTGCAGCGGGAACAGGGGGTAGAGGTCGCCAGCGGTCCCCTTCCGCGCTCGCTCTCCCAGGCGGCCGTGGTCCTCGTAGCCGTGAGCGATGGCGCGCTGCAGGAGGTCGCTGCTGCGCTCGCTCGGCCGGGCGTCCTCGGCCCGGCAGTGGAAGCGGTGCTCCACTGCGCGGGCGCGATCGCCGCGCACGAGGCGCTCGCGGCGCTCGTCGGTCGTCTTCCCGTGGGGACCTTCCACCCGCTCGTGGCCGTGCCGCCCGGCGCCGGGGGACCGGCGGCGCTCGAGTGCGCGCACGTGACGCTGGAGGGCGACCCGGAGGCCGTCGAGGTGGGCGGCGCGCTGGCGACGAGCCTCGGCCTTCCCTCGGCGGAGCTGTCCGCCGGGGAGCTGCCCCTCTACCACGCGGCTGCCGTGATGGCGAGCAACCACGCGGTGGTGCTCTGGACCGCTGCGGCCCGGCTGCTCGTTCGCGCGGGGAGGACTCCGGAGGCTGCGCGGTCGGCCCTTCTGGCCCTCGTGCGGAGCACCGTCGAGAACGTCGCGGCGGTGGGGGTGCCCGAGGCCTTGACGGGGCCGGTGCGGCGAGGCGACCACGTGACCGTCGCGCGCCACCTCGATGCGCTCGCTGCGGTGGCCCCCGAATGGCTTTCCCTGTACCGCGCCGCGACGCTCGGGGCAGTGGCCGTGGCGGAGGAGTGCAGTCGCCCGCCCAGCCCGGAGGAGCTTGCACGGCTCCGGGCTCTGGTGCAGGACTAA